One genomic region from Yersinia canariae encodes:
- the rsmE gene encoding 16S rRNA (uracil(1498)-N(3))-methyltransferase — MRIPRIYHPQPLQANTELALSDEAANHVGRVLRMTEGQNLQLFDGSNQVFAAEIIRVDKKNLIIRLAQGQSEDRESPLNLHLGQVISRGEKMEFTVQKSIELGVNVITPLFSERCGVKLDGERLAKKIQQWQKIAIAACEQCGRNKLPEIREAMQLSEWCAEEDDSLKLNLHPRASNSINTLPSSLNKVRLLIGPEGGLSADEIAMTANLGFTDILLGPRVLRTETTALTAITALQVRFGDLG, encoded by the coding sequence ATGCGCATACCTCGCATTTATCACCCGCAACCTTTGCAGGCCAATACCGAATTGGCACTCAGTGATGAAGCAGCCAATCATGTTGGCCGCGTACTGAGGATGACTGAAGGCCAAAACCTGCAATTATTTGATGGCAGTAATCAGGTTTTCGCGGCTGAAATCATCCGAGTGGATAAAAAAAACCTGATTATCCGGCTTGCACAAGGGCAATCAGAAGACCGCGAATCCCCCTTGAATCTGCATTTGGGGCAGGTGATTTCCCGTGGGGAAAAAATGGAGTTTACTGTCCAGAAATCCATTGAACTGGGTGTCAATGTGATTACTCCGCTGTTTTCTGAGCGCTGCGGCGTTAAGCTGGATGGCGAGCGCCTGGCGAAGAAAATTCAGCAATGGCAAAAAATTGCAATTGCAGCTTGCGAACAATGCGGGCGCAATAAGCTCCCTGAGATCCGCGAAGCAATGCAGTTATCCGAATGGTGCGCTGAAGAAGATGACAGCCTGAAGTTGAATCTGCATCCCCGCGCCAGCAACAGCATTAATACCCTCCCCTCGTCACTCAACAAAGTGCGTTTGTTGATTGGCCCGGAAGGCGGCCTTTCTGCCGATGAAATTGCCATGACCGCGAACCTTGGATTTACTGATATCCTGCTAGGGCCGCGAGTTCTGCGTACCGAAACTACCGCCCTGACCGCCATCACAGCTTTGCAGGTGCGGTTTGGCGACCTGGGATAA
- a CDS encoding YeeE/YedE family protein, with protein sequence MTIDWANFTPYSALIGGALLGIAVTVLWFWNGRIAGISGILGGLLTPKAGDISWRVVFIIGLMIAPLIYSFFAALPVIQIDADLPVLIIAGLLVGVGTRYGAGCTSGHGVCGLARFSQRSLLATLSFMFTGFATVWLVRHLFV encoded by the coding sequence ATGACCATAGATTGGGCTAATTTCACCCCCTACAGTGCACTGATAGGCGGGGCACTATTGGGCATTGCAGTGACAGTTTTATGGTTTTGGAATGGGCGTATCGCCGGTATTAGTGGCATTTTAGGGGGATTATTAACACCAAAAGCCGGCGATATCTCGTGGCGTGTCGTTTTTATCATTGGTCTGATGATTGCTCCGTTGATTTACTCTTTTTTTGCTGCCCTGCCGGTGATTCAGATTGATGCTGATTTGCCTGTTTTGATCATCGCCGGATTGTTAGTGGGGGTTGGTACTCGCTATGGCGCGGGTTGCACCAGTGGGCATGGTGTCTGTGGATTGGCGCGTTTTTCACAGCGTTCATTGCTCGCGACACTGAGTTTTATGTTTACCGGCTTTGCCACAGTATGGCTTGTTCGCCATCTATTCGTTTAG
- the endA gene encoding deoxyribonuclease I, translating into MLRKLLFLLVSSFPLFPLSGYSQSINNFSQAKAVAAKINQDAPGSFYCGCKIDWQGKKGIPDLKSCGYQPRKNAQRAARIEWEHVVPAWQFGHQRQCWQQGGRKNCAKDPVYRQIETDLHNLQPAIGEVNGDRNNFMYSQWNGGGGQYGQCDMKVDFKSKLAEPPARARGAIARTYFYMRDQYQLRLSSQQSKLFEVWNRQYPVTNWECLRDEQVAKAQGNHNPYVQRACQQQKG; encoded by the coding sequence ATGTTACGCAAGCTTCTGTTTCTGTTGGTTTCATCCTTCCCCCTGTTCCCGCTATCCGGCTACAGCCAAAGCATCAACAACTTTTCTCAAGCCAAAGCGGTTGCGGCGAAAATCAATCAAGATGCGCCCGGTAGTTTTTATTGTGGGTGCAAGATTGACTGGCAAGGTAAAAAAGGGATTCCAGACCTCAAAAGTTGCGGCTATCAACCACGGAAAAATGCCCAACGAGCAGCACGAATTGAATGGGAACATGTCGTCCCGGCCTGGCAATTTGGCCACCAGCGCCAATGCTGGCAACAAGGTGGGCGCAAAAATTGTGCGAAAGATCCGGTCTATCGGCAGATAGAAACTGATTTGCATAATCTACAACCTGCCATTGGCGAAGTGAATGGTGACCGCAATAACTTTATGTATTCCCAATGGAACGGTGGCGGCGGCCAATATGGCCAGTGTGACATGAAAGTCGACTTCAAAAGTAAGCTGGCAGAGCCACCAGCACGCGCACGGGGTGCTATAGCGCGGACTTACTTTTATATGCGCGACCAATACCAGCTGCGGCTCTCCAGCCAACAAAGCAAGTTGTTCGAAGTGTGGAATCGCCAATACCCGGTGACAAACTGGGAGTGTTTGCGTGATGAGCAGGTGGCAAAAGCGCAAGGGAATCATAACCCTTATGTACAACGGGCTTGCCAGCAGCAAAAAGGCTAA
- the aguB gene encoding N-carbamoylputrescine amidase, with product MTKVTVAATQMACSWDLPKNIENAEKLVRQAHAKGAQIILIQELFAAPYFCIDQSPEHYALAQELDNSPLIQHFSKLARELEVVLPLSFFEKANNAYYNSLVMIDADGSVLDVYRKTHIPNGPAYQEKQFFIPGDTGFKVWQTRYAKVGVGICWDQWFPETARSLALLGAEIIFYPTAIGSEPAYPEIDSQPHWTRVQQGHAAANLVPVIASNRIGTEKSKYIDGLEMTFYGSSFIADQTGALLAQANKTDETVLVHEFDLQEIAAQRASWGLFRDRRPEMYQTLTTSDGKTRR from the coding sequence ATGACAAAAGTAACTGTTGCTGCGACTCAAATGGCCTGTTCTTGGGATCTGCCTAAGAACATTGAAAATGCCGAGAAATTGGTACGTCAGGCGCATGCCAAAGGCGCGCAAATTATCCTGATTCAGGAGCTGTTTGCCGCCCCTTATTTCTGCATTGATCAAAGCCCGGAACACTATGCACTGGCCCAAGAGCTGGACAATAGCCCGCTTATCCAACATTTTTCCAAGCTGGCACGTGAACTGGAAGTAGTATTGCCACTGAGTTTCTTTGAGAAAGCCAACAACGCATATTACAACTCGTTGGTCATGATTGATGCTGATGGTTCAGTTCTGGATGTGTATCGCAAGACTCACATTCCTAATGGCCCAGCATATCAAGAAAAACAGTTCTTTATCCCAGGGGATACCGGCTTTAAAGTCTGGCAAACACGCTATGCCAAAGTCGGTGTCGGTATCTGCTGGGATCAGTGGTTCCCAGAAACAGCCCGCAGTCTGGCATTGCTTGGGGCGGAAATCATTTTCTACCCAACGGCCATTGGCTCTGAACCCGCCTATCCTGAGATTGACAGTCAACCGCACTGGACTCGTGTCCAGCAAGGCCATGCTGCAGCAAATCTGGTACCCGTGATTGCTTCTAACCGTATTGGTACCGAAAAGAGCAAATATATTGATGGTCTGGAAATGACTTTCTACGGCTCTTCATTTATTGCTGACCAAACCGGTGCGCTGTTGGCTCAAGCCAATAAAACTGACGAAACTGTTTTAGTGCATGAATTCGATTTGCAGGAAATCGCCGCTCAGCGTGCGTCATGGGGCTTGTTCCGCGATCGTCGTCCAGAAATGTATCAAACACTCACCACTTCTGACGGCAAAACCCGGAGATAA
- the gshB gene encoding glutathione synthase: MIKLGIVMDPISSINIKKDSSFAMLLEAQRRGWELHYMEMGDLYLRGGDGRARTRLLSVKHDKDDWFSFGAEQDLPLHDLDVILMRKDPPFDTEFIYATYILERAEDKGTLVVNKPQSLRDCNEKLFTAWFPELTPDTLVSRSKEHIRKFHQEHGDIILKPLDGMGGTSIFRVKQDDPNVSVIIETLTELGSRFCMAQNFLPAIKEGDKRVLVVDGEPVPYCLARIPAQGETRGNLAAGGRGEARPLSESDWKIARAVAPVLKQKGLIFVGLDIIGDRLTEINVTSPTCIREIEAAFTDVSITGMLMDAIEVRLANK, from the coding sequence ATGATCAAGCTCGGCATCGTAATGGACCCAATCTCGTCCATTAATATCAAGAAAGACTCCAGCTTCGCTATGCTATTGGAAGCGCAGCGCCGTGGTTGGGAACTGCATTACATGGAGATGGGCGACCTTTACTTGCGTGGGGGTGATGGCCGTGCCCGTACCCGCCTGCTGAGTGTGAAACACGACAAAGACGACTGGTTCAGTTTTGGCGCAGAGCAAGACCTGCCACTGCATGATCTTGATGTTATTTTGATGCGCAAAGACCCGCCATTTGATACTGAATTCATCTACGCCACCTATATCCTGGAACGCGCGGAAGATAAAGGTACTTTAGTGGTGAATAAACCGCAGAGCCTACGCGATTGTAACGAAAAGCTGTTTACAGCATGGTTCCCAGAATTAACCCCGGATACACTGGTCAGCCGCAGTAAAGAACATATCCGCAAGTTCCATCAGGAACATGGCGATATCATTTTGAAACCCTTGGATGGTATGGGCGGCACCTCAATATTTCGCGTGAAGCAGGATGACCCTAACGTGTCAGTTATCATTGAAACCCTGACTGAACTGGGCAGCCGATTCTGTATGGCGCAGAACTTCCTACCGGCCATTAAAGAGGGTGATAAACGCGTCTTGGTGGTTGATGGCGAACCCGTACCTTACTGCCTGGCGCGTATCCCGGCACAAGGCGAAACCCGTGGTAATTTGGCGGCTGGTGGCCGTGGCGAAGCCCGCCCACTTAGCGAAAGTGACTGGAAAATTGCCCGTGCCGTTGCACCTGTGCTGAAACAAAAAGGTTTAATTTTTGTCGGCTTAGATATCATTGGCGATCGCCTAACGGAAATTAACGTTACCAGCCCAACCTGTATTCGCGAAATTGAAGCCGCTTTTACGGATGTTTCGATTACTGGCATGCTGATGGATGCTATTGAAGTGCGTCTGGCGAATAAATAA
- a CDS encoding ArsR/SmtB family transcription factor: MNNGKTISMDLMRYAAGQACDVLRILANEDRLLLLCQLSQGEKAVSELEDALGIRQPTLSQQLGVLRSDGLVNTRREGKRIFYSIADGKVLALLEVLYQLYCPQEKEGA; encoded by the coding sequence ATGAATAACGGCAAAACAATCAGTATGGATCTGATGAGATACGCGGCAGGGCAAGCTTGTGACGTGCTGCGAATATTGGCCAATGAGGATCGGCTGCTCCTACTGTGTCAATTGAGCCAGGGTGAAAAGGCGGTCAGTGAACTGGAGGATGCATTAGGCATTCGCCAGCCGACACTCTCACAGCAGCTTGGAGTGTTGCGCAGCGATGGGCTGGTGAATACCCGTCGAGAGGGGAAACGAATATTTTATTCAATCGCTGATGGCAAAGTATTGGCGCTGCTTGAGGTGCTATACCAGCTTTATTGCCCACAAGAGAAGGAGGGCGCATGA
- the aguA gene encoding agmatine deiminase → MSVKDTVLPKSSSQALPRTPQQDGFYMPAEWAKQDAVWMLWPYRQDNWRGKGIPAQQTFAKVAEAISRTTPVFMGVPAEFMAHANATLPANITLVEMESDDAWMRDTGPTMVINGAGERRAVDWQFNAWGGLNGGLYANWQQDEKVAVQVSDFLNNDHYSAPLVLEGGSIHTDGEGTLLTTAECLLNPNRNPHLNQAQIEQLLSEYLGVTHFIWLQDGVYNDETDGHIDNMCCFVRPGEVALHWTDDQQDPQYARSVAAFEVLSNAVDAKGRKLKIWKLPAPGPLFNTEAETFDVLSSDAVPRTAGERLAGSYVNFLISNQQIIYPLLDSRTDGLAHDLLQQMFPGYAIVGVPAREILLGGGNIHCITQQIPAA, encoded by the coding sequence ATGTCTGTTAAAGACACTGTTTTACCAAAATCTTCGTCACAAGCCCTGCCGCGGACACCGCAACAGGATGGTTTCTATATGCCAGCCGAATGGGCAAAACAAGATGCCGTCTGGATGTTGTGGCCATATCGTCAGGATAACTGGCGTGGCAAAGGTATCCCTGCGCAGCAGACGTTTGCCAAAGTAGCTGAAGCCATCAGCCGCACAACGCCGGTCTTTATGGGAGTGCCGGCTGAGTTTATGGCACACGCCAATGCCACTCTTCCTGCCAATATCACCTTGGTAGAAATGGAAAGTGACGATGCCTGGATGCGTGATACCGGCCCGACCATGGTTATCAATGGTGCTGGTGAACGCCGTGCTGTTGACTGGCAATTTAACGCCTGGGGCGGCCTCAACGGCGGATTATATGCCAATTGGCAGCAAGATGAGAAAGTGGCTGTTCAAGTGAGTGATTTCCTGAACAACGACCATTACAGTGCCCCGTTGGTGCTGGAAGGTGGCTCTATTCATACTGATGGTGAAGGCACCTTACTGACCACAGCGGAATGTTTGCTCAATCCAAACCGTAACCCGCATTTGAATCAGGCGCAGATTGAACAGCTACTAAGCGAATACCTTGGTGTTACGCATTTCATCTGGTTACAAGACGGCGTCTATAACGATGAGACTGATGGTCACATCGACAACATGTGCTGCTTTGTTCGCCCAGGTGAAGTCGCTCTGCATTGGACTGACGATCAGCAGGATCCGCAATATGCGCGTTCGGTTGCCGCCTTTGAAGTATTATCCAATGCAGTCGATGCTAAGGGCCGTAAGCTGAAAATCTGGAAGCTACCCGCGCCAGGCCCACTGTTTAATACCGAAGCCGAAACTTTCGATGTGCTATCCAGCGATGCTGTACCGCGCACTGCGGGTGAGCGACTGGCGGGATCTTACGTCAACTTTCTGATCAGCAATCAACAGATTATTTATCCGCTGTTGGATAGCCGCACTGATGGGCTAGCGCATGATCTGTTGCAGCAGATGTTCCCTGGCTATGCGATTGTCGGCGTTCCTGCTCGCGAGATCCTGCTCGGGGGAGGCAATATCCATTGCATTACCCAGCAGATCCCTGCGGCCTAG
- a CDS encoding SprT family zinc-dependent metalloprotease: protein MSSLRIPIALQQAVMRCLRHKLQLANQHLGTDYPEPKINYHQRGTSAGSAYLQSFEIRLNPILLLENQQPFIDQVVPHELAHLLVYRQFGRVAPHGQEWRWMMEQVLQVPASRTHQFAVTTVRSKTFNYQCKCQQHALTIRRHNKVQRGESEYRCRECGEKLQFVAVKNY from the coding sequence ATGAGTTCATTAAGAATCCCTATCGCGCTACAGCAAGCCGTTATGCGCTGTCTGCGTCATAAATTGCAGCTGGCGAATCAGCATCTTGGCACCGACTATCCGGAGCCAAAAATCAACTATCATCAACGTGGCACTAGCGCGGGCAGCGCTTATCTACAATCTTTCGAAATTCGCCTCAATCCCATATTACTATTGGAAAATCAGCAGCCTTTTATTGATCAAGTTGTGCCCCACGAACTGGCGCATTTGCTGGTCTATCGCCAATTTGGCCGGGTGGCACCTCACGGTCAAGAATGGCGCTGGATGATGGAACAGGTGCTGCAAGTCCCGGCCAGCCGTACTCATCAGTTTGCAGTGACCACGGTGCGCAGTAAGACTTTCAATTATCAGTGTAAATGCCAACAACACGCCTTAACTATTCGCCGTCACAATAAAGTGCAACGCGGCGAGAGTGAGTACCGCTGCCGCGAATGTGGCGAAAAACTACAATTTGTAGCAGTAAAAAACTATTAG
- a CDS encoding YqgE/AlgH family protein produces the protein MNLQHHFLIAMPSLQDPQFMRSVIYICEHNEEGAMGLVINKPVEQFTVETVLKKLNINPTPRDPSIRLDKPVLAGGPLAEDRGFILHSPQEGFGSSIPISPDTMITTSKDVLETLGTPEQPKNLLVALGYAGWQQGQLEQELLDNAWLTIEADTNILFHTPISERWQAAANKLGINIFNIAPQAGHA, from the coding sequence ATGAATTTACAGCATCATTTTCTTATAGCTATGCCTTCACTTCAGGACCCACAATTTATGCGTTCAGTTATTTATATCTGTGAGCATAATGAAGAGGGTGCTATGGGCTTGGTGATTAACAAGCCTGTGGAACAGTTCACGGTAGAAACTGTGCTGAAAAAACTGAACATTAACCCCACGCCACGTGATCCCTCAATTAGACTGGATAAGCCGGTATTGGCTGGTGGCCCACTGGCGGAAGATCGCGGATTTATCCTGCATTCGCCACAAGAAGGTTTCGGCTCCAGTATTCCTATCTCGCCAGATACCATGATAACAACCTCCAAAGATGTACTGGAGACGTTAGGAACCCCGGAACAACCTAAAAATCTGCTGGTTGCGCTGGGTTATGCGGGCTGGCAACAAGGGCAGTTAGAACAGGAGTTACTGGATAACGCCTGGCTGACCATTGAGGCGGATACTAATATCCTGTTTCACACCCCTATTTCTGAACGCTGGCAAGCTGCAGCCAATAAATTGGGTATCAATATCTTTAATATTGCTCCACAAGCAGGACATGCCTGA
- the ruvX gene encoding Holliday junction resolvase RuvX, protein MANRTIVAFDFGTKSIGVAIGQEVTGTARALTSFKAQDGTPDWQKVEKLLKEWQPDLVVVGLPLNMDGTEQPLTARARRFANRLHGRFGVQIALQDERLSTVEARANLFDSGGYRALDKGSVDAASAVIILESWFDEQAG, encoded by the coding sequence ATGGCTAATCGCACGATTGTCGCCTTTGACTTTGGTACCAAAAGTATCGGTGTTGCTATTGGTCAGGAAGTCACTGGCACCGCCAGAGCCCTGACATCCTTTAAAGCTCAGGACGGCACGCCGGACTGGCAAAAAGTCGAAAAACTGCTGAAAGAGTGGCAACCTGACTTAGTCGTCGTTGGGCTGCCGCTGAATATGGATGGCACTGAGCAGCCGCTAACAGCACGAGCGCGGCGATTTGCCAACCGCCTGCATGGCCGCTTTGGTGTACAGATTGCCTTACAGGATGAACGCCTCAGTACAGTCGAGGCCCGTGCCAATTTGTTTGACAGTGGCGGTTATCGCGCACTGGACAAAGGCAGTGTTGATGCCGCTTCTGCGGTCATTATTCTGGAAAGTTGGTTTGATGAGCAAGCAGGCTAA